A stretch of Desulfobacteraceae bacterium DNA encodes these proteins:
- a CDS encoding iron ABC transporter permease, producing MAPSPPRGRLLFLLPPLLFLGLFYFYPLARIFAVSFFPGDLWSPLEPKKLFTSGYYLSRLWFTFWQAAVSTLLTLALALPGAGLLARYDFRGRATLQTLATIPFVLPTVVVASAFQALLGPHGLVNTGLMAIWELPAPPIRVHQSVGLILAAHVFYNYAVVLRIVGGFWAQLAPEINEAARMLGASGWQAFRRVTLPQLQPAILAAALLVFMFCFSSFGVVLILGGPRLATIEVEIYRQAVHLFNLPLAGALSLIQILFTFGLMWAYTALQRRSALALMPAAPAFGRRAVQTAGERLFLGLGLLPAAIFLSAPLAALLLQSFTTENGLGLAFYRALVENPSQSLFFVPPFHAMGYSVGFALTALLLALAVGLPAALFLAGPPSRLSALLDPLFMLPLSTSAVTLGFGFIIALDRPPLNLRNSPWLVPVAHCLVAFPFVLRSLLPALRSIPESLREAASLLGASPRQVWRSVDLPIIGRALLVGMVFAFTVSMGEFGATALVARPQTPTMPLAIFRFLGQPGALNYGQAMAMSSLLMIVTAAGFVLLEKLRPETSGGF from the coding sequence ATGGCACCATCACCGCCCAGAGGTCGACTGCTGTTTCTTCTGCCGCCGCTGCTCTTCCTCGGTCTCTTCTATTTTTATCCCCTGGCGCGGATCTTCGCCGTCAGCTTTTTTCCGGGCGATCTGTGGTCGCCGCTTGAGCCGAAAAAACTGTTCACATCGGGCTACTACCTCAGCCGGCTGTGGTTTACCTTCTGGCAGGCGGCGGTTTCCACGCTGCTCACCCTGGCCTTGGCCCTGCCGGGCGCCGGTCTCTTGGCGCGCTACGATTTCCGGGGCCGGGCAACGCTGCAAACCCTCGCCACAATCCCCTTCGTCCTGCCGACGGTGGTGGTCGCCAGCGCTTTTCAGGCCCTGCTGGGCCCCCACGGACTGGTGAACACGGGGCTGATGGCGATCTGGGAACTCCCCGCGCCGCCGATCCGGGTGCACCAGTCGGTGGGCCTGATCCTGGCCGCCCATGTGTTCTACAACTATGCCGTGGTGCTGCGCATCGTGGGCGGGTTCTGGGCCCAGTTGGCGCCGGAGATCAACGAAGCCGCACGTATGCTGGGGGCTTCGGGCTGGCAGGCCTTTCGCCGGGTCACCCTGCCCCAGCTGCAGCCGGCCATCCTGGCGGCGGCCCTGCTGGTGTTCATGTTCTGCTTCTCAAGCTTCGGCGTCGTCCTGATTCTGGGCGGCCCGCGGCTGGCCACGATCGAGGTCGAAATCTACCGCCAGGCGGTCCATCTGTTCAATCTTCCCCTGGCCGGGGCGCTTTCCCTGATTCAGATCCTGTTTACCTTCGGGCTGATGTGGGCCTACACCGCACTCCAGCGCCGCAGCGCGCTGGCGCTGATGCCGGCGGCCCCCGCATTCGGCCGACGGGCGGTGCAAACCGCGGGCGAGCGCCTTTTTTTGGGCCTCGGCCTGCTGCCTGCGGCGATCTTCCTGAGCGCCCCCCTGGCCGCCCTGCTGCTGCAGTCCTTCACCACGGAGAATGGGCTCGGGCTGGCCTTTTACCGCGCCCTTGTCGAAAACCCCTCGCAGTCCCTTTTTTTCGTTCCGCCGTTCCATGCCATGGGCTACTCCGTGGGCTTTGCGCTGACCGCCCTGCTGCTGGCGTTGGCCGTGGGCCTGCCGGCGGCCCTTTTTCTGGCCGGCCCGCCGTCCCGCCTAAGCGCCCTGCTGGACCCGCTCTTCATGCTGCCGCTGTCCACCTCCGCCGTCACCCTGGGCTTTGGCTTTATCATCGCCCTGGACCGCCCCCCGCTCAACTTGCGCAATTCCCCGTGGCTGGTCCCGGTGGCCCACTGCCTGGTGGCCTTTCCGTTTGTCCTGCGCAGCCTGCTGCCGGCCCTGCGGAGCATCCCCGAAAGTCTGCGGGAGGCGGCAAGCCTTTTGGGCGCCTCGCCCCGCCAGGTTTGGCGCTCGGTGGATTTGCCCATCATCGGCCGGGCGCTTTTGGTGGGCATGGTCTTCGCCTTTACGGTCAGCATGGGCGAATTCGGTGCCACGGCCCTGGTCGCCCGCCCCCAGACCCCCACCATGCCGCTGGCCATTTTCCGGTTCCTGGGCCAGCCGGGAGCCCTCAACTACGGCCAGGCCATGGCCATGAGCAGCCTGCTGATGATAGTGACCGCGGCCGGCTTCGTTTTGCTCGAAAAGCTCCGCCCGGAAACATCCGGAGGGTTCTGA